TCGAACGCCTCGCCGCAGAGTTCGACGAGCTCTTGGACCTCTCCGCACGTCTATGAGTCCTCATCGGGTGGCCCCGTCCACCGCGGCCCGAGATCGTGCTCCACGCCGAGCTGATCTAGGATGCGTGCCACGACGAAGTCGATGAGATCCGTGACCTCCCCAGGCCGGCCGTAGAATCCTGGCGAGGCCGGAAGGACCACGACGCCCAGCCTGGCGAGCTTGAGGAGGTTCTCCAATGCGATTGCACTCACGGGCGTCTCTCGCGGAACGAGGATGAGCGTGCGCCTCTCCTTGAGTGCGACCGCAGCGGCACGCGTGACCAGGTTGTCCGCAATCCCGCCGGCGATCTTGGCCACGGTCGTCCCGCTGCAGGGGACCACGACGAGAGAGGAAAACCGGTGACTTCCTGACGCCGGGGCGGCGGCGAGGTCCTCCCCGCGGTACACCCGGTGTGCGCCTCGCGTGAACTCCTTCGGCGCCAGACCCGTTTCCAATTTGACGATCGTCTCGGCGTCCCGGGAGAGGATGACGTCCGCGCGCTTGCCGAGGACCTCGATGAGCCTCCGGGCGTAGGCTGCCCCCGAAGCTCCCGTGACCGCGACCAGGATCGGCGGCTGTCCTTCCATCTGCGGCCGGACGCGCTCGGAGCTAGATGAAGATTCCGCGGCGGGGAGCGCTCCGTGGCGGCCAAAACTATATGTCCCGTTCCGAGGTCGCGGCATCGTGGTCCGGGTCCGAGAGGCGACGACGAAGGATCTCGACCTCCTTGTTCGCCATCGGAGGAAGATGTTCGAGGAGATATCGGACGCGAGCGCCGCGGAGCTCGACCAGGTGGATCGCGCATACCGACGGTGGGCGCGGACTCGTCTGAACTCTCGCCGCTTCGTCGGGTTCTTGGTGGAGCGAGAGGACGGCCGCATCCCGTCGAGCGGGGGTCTCTGGCTCATGCCCCTGCCGCCTCGTCCCTGGACCCGCGGCGGTCGCGCTCCGTACCTGATGTCCATGTACACCGAGCGCGAAGAACGGGGGAAGGGGTACGCCACGCTCGTCGTCCGGGCCGCGGTCCGCTGGGCGGAGTCCCATGGGCATCAGGTGGTCATCCTCCACGCCACGGACGAGGGCAAGGGAATCTACGAACGTGCGGGCTTCCGCGCGACCTCGGAGATGCGACTGCGCTTGGACCGCTCTGCGGTGCTGACCCGCGGCACGAGGACGCCGCGGCGTCCGGAGGCCCGCCGTCGCAGGCGATGACCCAACCCAGAGGTCTCCCGTTCCGGAGCACGCAAGCCTTCAAATACGACCTCGATTTATGAAGGCGCTACTTCAACGAGTGTTCGCCATGACCACGGTCTACGATGTACCTCCGGGACTCCTCATCGAGCGGCTCAAGGACCAGCTCGAGAAGGAGGCGAAGATCAAGCCGCCGGAGTGGTCCAAGTTCTCCCGGACGGGCGTCCACACGGAGAAGGCGCCGGTCCAGCGGGACTGGTGGTACCGTCGTGTGGCCGCGGTCTTGCGGAAGGTCTACCTCCAGGGACCCGTGGGTTCGGCGCGCCTCGCCGCGGAGTTCGGCGGCCGTCGAGCGGACGGGAGCGCCCCGGCCCACCCCCGTCGCGGATCGCGGTCGGTTGCCCGCGAGGCCATGCAGCAGCTGGAGGCCCTCGGCTACCTCGCCAAGGCGGAAAAGCGGGGACGCACGATCACCGCCGCGGGCCGAAAGCTCTTGGACAAGCTGGCCCACGAGATCCTCCTCGAGATGGCCAGGTCGAACCCCGAGCTCATGAAGTACGCCGGAGGGCACTAGCCTATGTCGATGGACGACGATGAGCTGGACGCGATCCGGCGCCGCAAGCTCATGGAACTCCAGCAGGCCCAGGACCAGGCCGCGGCCCAGCAGCAGATGCGGGACCAGGCTCAGGCCCAACGGCAGCTCATCCTCCGTCAGATC
The nucleotide sequence above comes from Thermoplasmata archaeon. Encoded proteins:
- a CDS encoding GNAT family N-acetyltransferase — protein: MVRVREATTKDLDLLVRHRRKMFEEISDASAAELDQVDRAYRRWARTRLNSRRFVGFLVEREDGRIPSSGGLWLMPLPPRPWTRGGRAPYLMSMYTEREERGKGYATLVVRAAVRWAESHGHQVVILHATDEGKGIYERAGFRATSEMRLRLDRSAVLTRGTRTPRRPEARRRRR
- a CDS encoding UbiX family flavin prenyltransferase, producing the protein MEGQPPILVAVTGASGAAYARRLIEVLGKRADVILSRDAETIVKLETGLAPKEFTRGAHRVYRGEDLAAAPASGSHRFSSLVVVPCSGTTVAKIAGGIADNLVTRAAAVALKERRTLILVPRETPVSAIALENLLKLARLGVVVLPASPGFYGRPGEVTDLIDFVVARILDQLGVEHDLGPRWTGPPDEDS
- a CDS encoding 30S ribosomal protein S19e yields the protein MTTVYDVPPGLLIERLKDQLEKEAKIKPPEWSKFSRTGVHTEKAPVQRDWWYRRVAAVLRKVYLQGPVGSARLAAEFGGRRADGSAPAHPRRGSRSVAREAMQQLEALGYLAKAEKRGRTITAAGRKLLDKLAHEILLEMARSNPELMKYAGGH